The DNA segment GACCGtatgtgaaactgtgacaccagttctgggtagtcaagattcaaacagttgtattagatattcatgttcagatagctTATTGTTTCTTCCCTCTGCTCGTGTTAAATTCCGCTGTTTAAATATTATTATTtcgaaattgttaatgaatataaaatgggtaaaaaagtaaattatgcaattaattggcttgcctagctcgtactagtagacgccatcacgactcccgagggtgagaatccgggtcgtgacattatttttataaactaacattttattcatgcttttataatagtACTAGCATTAGAGTACGCGCGTTGCGCATATTCTTCATATCAATGAatataaaatttgaaaaatattataCAAATATTATTAAACTATGTGATGAGTTATAAAAAACTAGACTATATTCTCATAGCCTTAAGGAAATAAATTCTATTTGCTCAAAATACCTAATATAAATTTCATGTTATTCCTATTGAACTAAAATTGAAGAATACGAAAACTAATAAGGTACTCCATATATTGTTAGATATAATTATCATACAAATAATTTTATCAGATTAGTAATATTTAAATGCAACAAAATTTATTTctagaaagaaataaaatgaaataaattaaattattatatCATTATGTATAAGATAAAATTTGcttaaatattatttatattgTTAATGTACTCAAAATAAGTTAAATTATTTACTTTGTTAGAGTATTGTTTAGCTGCTAAATCCTAATGTAGGGTCTTGTATTGGAATGAAAACCCATAATCTGACATTAGTAGACTACTCTTAAATAGAAAATTATAATTTGAGATTTTAgcaaatataaaaaatatgtttTTACCTTTTTGTTTCTGTTATATACATTAAATTTATAAAATGTGTGTTTTTGTCTGTCACACTTATAAAagttttttttggtaattaaacagTTTCCATTAATCACCAATGTAGCTTTACAAAACCACAATAGGCTTTTAACCCAACCTCCTGTCTGGCCTATACTTCCTAACTAAACTATACAAATATCAAGTTTATACTCAGCTCCTATATGCTATTCTACTTTTCAATTAAAATTTATGTTGCTGCATGAGGGTTTTAGTTTGGCGCTCTTACATTGCAAACACATGCAACATTTCTAGCTAATTCTTCAGCTTCCCTGCTTTGCTTCTCAAATATCCTGAGGTTTCTCTCATTCTAGATCGTATTTATTGCTTCTGCATAAACCATTTGGAAAACTGCTGCTCTACTTGATTTTCCTTTTGCATTCTCTATTGCCCACTTCCAATGTTGGTCCCATGAAGTTGCCCAGGAAGTTTGTCTTTGCATCCATTTTAGCAATCTCTTTCATATACTCCTAAAAAAATTACATTCAACAAACATATGATTCCTTCTCTCATCACATGATTGACATATTACACATTTAGTATCCACCTGCATCCCCCATCAAGCCAATCTATCACTGGTCATCATCCTGTCTTGAAAGTATAGCCACATTATGAACTTTGCCTTTGCCCTTGCATCATTCCCAAACATAAACACCTTCCATTCCACTCTTGGCAATTGGCCCACTATTTTGTAGTATATTTGTCTAATCATGCTCCTGTTATTCTTTGTCTGAATTTGAATTGATTCCACTAAACTCCTTGCTTCCACCACCTTTCTGACTAGCCAAGAAGCTTGCTGTGGTATTGGCATGTCAGAGATTTGTTGTCCTTTTATGTAATAAGCATGTATCTTTTTGATCCACATTTTTGTCACCTTTGTGTGCAAGATCCCGATATTTCTTTGCTGCTGCTGCTCTGTTCCAAACTTTGAGATTGACTAAGTTTAGTCCAGCTGCACTCTTAGGTGTACATATTTTATCCCAAGCCACTAAAGACCTTCTTGTGATGACATTTTCTCCTGACCATACATAACTCCTGCAATATGCTTCAATTGGCTTCAGTACTTTTCTAGGAATCAGGAATAACTGTGACTAGTAAGCTTGGATGCCAAATAGAACAGATTGAACTAACTGAATCCGGCCAGCATAGGACAACTTTTTTGCAGTCCATGATGAGATTCTTGCCACCATTTTCTCAATGAGAGGTTGCCATTGAGCTATGTACATCTTCTTGGGGGACAATGGGACTCCCAAGTACTTGACTGGTAATTCTGCTCTAGAATATCCAAATTTCTGCACTATCTCTTCACTTGCCAAATGTGTTACTCCTCCAAAGAAAATTGAGCTCTTTTACTGGTTAGCTCTCAAACCTGATGCCCCATAGAAATGGTTGAGGCATTGTTGTAGATGAGTAATTGAATCCATATCTCCCCTTGCAAAGAGTAGCAGATCATCTGCAAAGCTCAGATGAGTTATTCCCATTTTGGAACATCTGGGATGATATTTGAAACCCCTTTCCTTTTTCAATCCATTCAGGCATCTACTCAAGTATTTCATAGAAATTGCAAATAGGAAAGGGGACATAGGATCTCCCTGCCTCAACCCCTTAGCAGCTGAAAATGGTTCTGAAGGTTCTCCATTAATAATTATAGAGTAGCTCACAGTTTTGACACAAGCAAGCACCTACTTTAAAATCTGCTAGGGAATCCCAGCTCAACCATCACCTCTTCTAAGAAGATCCATTCCACAAAATCATATGCTTTTGTTAGATCAATCTTGATCATACACCTAGGAGAGAAGTTCTTCCTTGTGTATGCCTTAACAAGCTCATGAGATAGGATTATGTTGTCTGATATTTTCCTTCCTGGAATGAATCCTGCTTGAGCTTCACTTATCACACTAGCAATTACTCTTTGCAATCTGTTTTCTAGTATTTTAGAAATGATCTTATATAAGACAATGCAACATGCATTAGGCCGGAACTCCTTTGCTGTGGTTGGGCTACTCACTTGAGGCACAAGTGTACTTGTTGTACAATTTATGGCTTTGTAAATCTTGCCAGTAATGAAAAATTCCTGAACTGCTTGCACTACCTTTTGCTTCACTATAGGCCAAGCTTTTCtgaaaaacatgaattgtatccATCAAACCCAGGAGCCTTATCCTCATGGATATCACATAAACCCTTATATACCTCATCTTCTGTCACTTCAGTAATTAGACTAAGCTGCTGATCATGAGTGAGTTTGGGACCATTTTGCATTATCTCTTTGTTGATTGCTGGTAAGGACTTAGCAGAAGATCCCATAAGGTTTTTATAAAAGCTGATGAACTCCTCTTTAATGCTAACAGGATCAGCTATCTTCCTTCCATCCATAGTTGTAATCTCCAGGATATGTTTTCTGTGGCTTCTTTCTTTCATAATAGCAGAAAAATACTTAGTGTTGGCATCACCTAGTTTGATCCATTTTACCCTTGACTTTTGCTTCAGAATACTCTCTTCAATTAATGACCATTTCTCTAACTGCTGAAGTGTTTGTTTCTCTTGCTCTAGCAGATTGTCAGCGTATTGGATTTGTATCTTCTCTTATACTGTAATGAGATCACTCCTAGCATTCTCAATTCTCTGTGAAATGCCCTTATATTCTTCAGCATTTAGCCTTCTAAACAAAGGCTTAAGGACTTTGTGTTTCTTCCATATATCCTCCATTTTATCCTCCGCCATCCTCTTCTTCCATATGCCCTCCACCAAGCTTTCAAAAATCCTTGTGATCTGCCCACACATTAAAGAATCTAAAAGAAGATTAGACATTGATCCTTACAGATTAAATATTCAGCAACATAGGTGAGTGATCAAATATTAGTGGAACATCATATTCAGTACACACATTACCCCATTTTATCATCCACATATCATTACTGTCATGACCCacaccgatgggccgcaacgggcacccggtaccttactcaactgagtacctacataacatatctttcgtatcataatatcataggtaaatgagccagagAGGCTATCGTGAGATAAGTTGAATAAAACATGAGGAAATACTCGACATTGGACAAcccaacatgtaatccaaacttatacatatgacatacgggccaataaggccgacatgatcctttatatactcaaaacataggccgacagggACATACAAGAATCCGtatacatgacatttgtctacaagcctctaacaatacataatatcataaaggtcgggatagagccccgccataccaatcaatgcatgtactaatcatactgaccaaataagtaactccggagcaaatggagcgcacccacattttccgctgagctgatagcctacatggaggactcttgacctgtctatcaggacctgcgagcatgaaacacaacatccccaagaaaaagggacgtcagtacgaataatgtaccgagtatgtaaggcacataaataagtacataaaagacatggaagaaatatagagtacacgactaaacctgtaagtctggacaattcggtaaatcatgaaatacttatagtgtcatgcatatgcatatgaatatcatgtcatgcataagtacatgtgtttataatatcatcaagcctctgagggcatcccatcccatcatctcggccactgtgggcaaaatcatcaacgtataccagctgattaggtggttgtgcatatataacaccgtaaccttttccgatatcccatatatatatatacatacatatatgggGGTATAACGCCATTTGATCGTGGTGGCACATGTATAAATGCaggaaatgcataagaaatacattaataagattttctcggaatgccataaaaatcaatatgtctTGCGGATAAACTTTATGAAATaagtatttttctgagacccatgaacagaagatataataataattcacatggggaatcaagaaaatagacacccctagtatttctatgaatagattcatctatggaaattgtgcatttgctcgtttcgtttgtcgtatagatcatgccaaaaggatgaagggatagccttaacatacctgagccaattctcttgacaatccttctaATACACGTTAATTGTAACAAAACACATGACGGCAAAatcggagtagggaaaaattcgtatgatattcttgagaaagattgtactggACTTTCTTTGAACTAGCCTTTCACGTTGGATATTGTAAGATTTTAGAGAAAATTCACACCGGAACATTGTCATTTTCTCATGTAATGGTATAGTAACATTATCTTGATTTTGAAAAGTCTTATGCTTTTCCACTAAAGAGGTCAAGAATCCTTTACGTGTAAAAAGAATTGTCACTTAGTCTAGTGACTTATTTGTATAACTTGCCACATAGTATAATAGCTTAATGAGTCATTCATGGTTTAAGGGG comes from the Nicotiana sylvestris chromosome 4, ASM39365v2, whole genome shotgun sequence genome and includes:
- the LOC104233513 gene encoding uncharacterized protein; its protein translation is MDGRKIADPVSIKEEFISFYKNLMGSSAKSLPAINKEIMQNGPKLTHDQQLSLITEVTEDEKSLAYSEAKGSASSSGIFHYWQDLQSHKLYNKYTCASKNRLQRVIASVISEAQAGFIPGRKISDNIILSHELVKAYTRKNFSPRCMIKIDLTKAYDFVEWIFLEEVMVELGFPSRF